A genome region from Mesorhizobium sp. B2-1-8 includes the following:
- a CDS encoding IS5 family transposase, translating to MSRPREKRETGEQDLFRSRLDQIINMKHELVRLAQAIDWPVLEERFGAVYSDGPGMPPLPTRLMAGLAILKHTFDLSDEELCARWVENPYFQYLCGEEFFRHELSFERSSMTRWRQRMGEEPITALLQESLAVAVKSGAMKPADTRRVIVDTTVQPKNVMFPTDAKLVNRARERLVRLAKKAGLDLRQTYVRVGKLALIKHQRYAHAKQFKRANKALRKLKTYLGRTIRDISRRITGQTDLEASFKWPLYQASAVLEQRQRQRGRKIYSLHAHEVECIGKGKAHAPYEFGVKVSIATTLERSKGGQFALHAKALPGNPYDGHTLATVIPDMEKTIGNEIGRILADAGYRGHNAPESHKLRVFTAGQKRRVTPAIKRQMRRRSAVEPVIGHIKAEHRMGRNYLAGEQGDAINAILAAAGYNFSLLIKWFRLLLWLLITALQSRPRSSAA from the coding sequence ATGTCCAGGCCACGCGAGAAGCGCGAGACGGGAGAGCAGGACCTGTTCCGCTCCAGGCTCGATCAGATCATCAACATGAAGCACGAGTTGGTGCGGCTGGCGCAGGCGATCGACTGGCCGGTGCTGGAGGAGCGTTTCGGCGCGGTCTATTCGGACGGTCCTGGCATGCCGCCCTTGCCGACGCGACTGATGGCGGGCCTTGCGATCCTGAAGCACACTTTCGACTTGTCGGACGAGGAGCTGTGCGCCCGCTGGGTGGAGAACCCCTACTTCCAGTATCTGTGCGGTGAAGAGTTCTTCCGCCACGAGCTCTCCTTCGAGCGCTCATCGATGACGCGCTGGCGCCAGCGCATGGGCGAGGAGCCGATCACGGCGCTCCTGCAAGAAAGCCTGGCGGTGGCGGTCAAGAGCGGAGCGATGAAGCCGGCCGATACGCGCCGGGTGATCGTCGACACGACCGTGCAGCCGAAGAACGTGATGTTCCCCACCGACGCCAAGCTCGTCAATCGGGCGCGCGAGCGGCTGGTGCGGCTGGCCAAGAAGGCGGGGCTCGATTTGCGCCAGACCTACGTGCGGGTCGGCAAGCTGGCGCTGATCAAGCACCAGCGCTACGCGCACGCCAAGCAGTTCAAGCGGGCCAACAAGGCGCTGCGCAAGCTCAAGACCTATCTCGGCCGCACCATTCGCGACATCTCCCGCCGGATCACCGGCCAAACGGACCTCGAGGCGAGCTTCAAGTGGCCGCTCTACCAGGCCTCGGCGGTTCTGGAGCAACGTCAGCGCCAGCGCGGCCGCAAAATCTACAGCCTGCACGCCCATGAGGTCGAGTGCATCGGCAAGGGCAAGGCGCATGCCCCTTACGAGTTCGGCGTCAAGGTCTCGATCGCCACGACGCTCGAACGCTCGAAGGGCGGCCAGTTCGCCCTGCACGCTAAGGCACTGCCCGGCAATCCCTATGACGGCCATACGCTCGCGACCGTTATCCCCGACATGGAAAAGACCATCGGCAACGAAATCGGCCGCATCCTCGCCGACGCCGGATATCGCGGCCACAACGCACCTGAAAGCCACAAGCTCAGGGTCTTCACCGCCGGCCAGAAGCGCCGCGTCACACCTGCCATCAAGCGTCAGATGCGCAGGCGATCGGCAGTCGAACCCGTCATCGGCCACATCAAGGCCGAGCACCGCATGGGCCGCAACTACCTCGCCGGCGAACAGGGCGACGCCATCAACGCCATCCTCGCCGCCGCCGGCTACAACTTCTCGCTCCTGATCAAATGGTTCAGGCTGCTTTTGTGGCTTCTCATCACAGCACTCCAAAGCCGCCCCAGATCCAGCGCAGCCTGA
- a CDS encoding NAD(P) transhydrogenase subunit alpha: MDQTLQKALDQLDQASAAVRLAVQNLANAPGGTEAAGNAAHALSGGAIDPFVFRFAIFILAIFVGYYVVWSVTPALHTPLMAVTNAISSVIVVGALLAVGIAASGVAAGFGFVALMLVSVNIFGGFLVTQRMLAMYKKKDK, translated from the coding sequence ATGGATCAGACCTTGCAGAAAGCACTGGACCAGCTCGACCAGGCGAGCGCCGCCGTCAGGCTCGCTGTTCAAAACCTGGCCAATGCCCCGGGCGGCACTGAGGCCGCCGGTAACGCCGCGCACGCGCTGTCGGGCGGTGCCATCGACCCCTTCGTCTTCCGTTTCGCCATCTTCATTCTGGCGATCTTCGTCGGCTACTACGTCGTCTGGTCGGTGACCCCCGCACTGCACACGCCGCTTATGGCGGTCACCAACGCCATTTCCTCGGTTATCGTCGTCGGCGCGCTGCTCGCCGTCGGGATCGCGGCTTCCGGCGTCGCCGCCGGCTTCGGCTTCGTCGCGCTGATGCTGGTCTCGGTCAACATCTTCGGCGGCTTCCTCGTCACCCAGCGCATGCTGGCCATGTACAAGAAGAAGGACAAGTAG
- a CDS encoding N-acyl amino acid synthase FeeM domain-containing protein — MDAARNDARAGAGANAGSALNHSIMQLLEHVDYRLITGGEDLEAIYRLRYQSYLQSGMCGPIASGMFEDRWDNLPNSYRFGVYFDGHLVSTLRLHYLSREHPHSPSVDAYPEILAERLARGETFIDGTRFATDADSAPAPGVLPFLTLRLGMVAASYFNLTAVLTPIKIEHSAYYARIFHAIQRTEGKVFPGVLAPIALFEIPCGENLRQTLERFPFFKSTAVEQRMMFANPAINRLTPLSIVPTAKYYRDAA, encoded by the coding sequence ATGGATGCTGCGAGAAACGATGCGCGGGCTGGCGCCGGCGCAAATGCTGGGTCGGCGCTGAACCATTCGATCATGCAATTGCTGGAGCATGTCGACTATCGTCTCATCACTGGAGGCGAGGATCTGGAGGCGATCTACCGCCTTCGCTATCAATCCTACCTGCAATCGGGCATGTGCGGCCCGATCGCCAGCGGGATGTTCGAGGATCGCTGGGACAATCTGCCGAATTCCTATCGGTTCGGCGTCTACTTCGATGGACACCTAGTCAGCACACTACGGCTCCACTACCTTTCCCGAGAGCACCCTCATTCGCCGTCCGTCGACGCCTATCCGGAAATATTGGCCGAGCGGCTTGCCCGCGGAGAGACGTTCATCGACGGGACTCGCTTCGCAACCGATGCCGACAGTGCGCCCGCGCCCGGAGTCCTGCCTTTTCTGACGCTCAGACTAGGCATGGTGGCCGCAAGTTACTTTAACCTCACGGCAGTGCTTACGCCGATCAAGATCGAGCATTCCGCTTACTATGCTCGCATCTTCCATGCCATTCAGAGGACAGAGGGCAAGGTGTTCCCGGGTGTTCTTGCGCCGATCGCTCTGTTCGAAATCCCCTGCGGCGAAAACTTGCGCCAGACACTCGAACGGTTCCCGTTCTTTAAGTCGACGGCGGTGGAGCAGCGGATGATGTTCGCCAATCCGGCCATCAACCGGCTGACGCCGCTGTCCATCGTACCGACGGCGAAATACTATCGCGACGCTGCCTGA
- a CDS encoding NAD(P)(+) transhydrogenase (Re/Si-specific) subunit beta, with product MNANFASFLYLVSGVLFIMALRGLSHPTTSRQGNLYGMIGMGIAIATTLALATPSAGRFGLIVLGLAIGGGVGAVTARRIAMTSMPQLVAAFHSLVGLAAVMVAAAAIYAPESFGIGTAGDIHAQALIEMSLGVAIGAITFTGSVIAFLKLDGRMSGKPIMIGGRHFINAALGIALIVLIVLLVATEAKLVFWLIVAASLVLGVLLIIPIGGADMPVVVSMLNSYSGWAAAALGFTLGNLALIITGALVGSSGAILSYIMCKGMNRSFISVILGGFGGETAAAADDGIERTVKQGSADDAAYLMMNAQKVIIVPGYGMAVAQAQHALREMADKLKANGVDVKYAIHPVAGRMPGHMNVLLAEANVPYDEVFELEDINSEFAQADVAYVIGANDVTNPSARDDKSSPIYGMPILDVDKARTCLFVKRSLGSGYAGIDNTLFYKDGTMMLLGDAKKMTEEIVKAMDH from the coding sequence ATGAACGCCAACTTCGCGTCCTTCCTCTATCTGGTGTCCGGCGTCCTGTTCATCATGGCGCTGCGCGGCCTGTCGCACCCGACAACCAGCCGCCAGGGCAATCTCTACGGCATGATCGGCATGGGCATCGCCATTGCCACCACGCTGGCGCTGGCAACCCCGTCCGCCGGCCGCTTCGGCCTGATCGTGCTTGGTCTCGCCATCGGCGGCGGCGTCGGCGCCGTTACCGCGCGGCGCATCGCCATGACCTCGATGCCGCAACTGGTCGCAGCCTTCCACAGCCTGGTCGGCCTTGCCGCCGTCATGGTCGCGGCCGCGGCCATCTATGCGCCAGAGAGCTTCGGCATCGGCACCGCGGGCGACATCCACGCCCAGGCCCTGATCGAGATGAGCCTGGGCGTCGCCATCGGCGCCATCACCTTCACCGGCTCGGTCATCGCCTTTCTGAAGCTCGACGGCCGCATGTCCGGCAAGCCGATCATGATCGGCGGCCGCCATTTCATCAACGCAGCGCTGGGTATCGCCCTGATCGTGCTGATCGTGCTTTTGGTCGCCACCGAGGCCAAGCTGGTGTTCTGGCTGATCGTCGCCGCCTCGCTGGTGCTCGGCGTGCTCCTGATCATCCCGATCGGCGGTGCCGACATGCCGGTCGTCGTCTCGATGCTGAATTCTTACTCGGGCTGGGCAGCGGCCGCACTCGGCTTCACGCTCGGCAACCTGGCGCTGATCATCACCGGCGCGCTGGTCGGCTCGTCGGGCGCGATCCTGTCCTACATCATGTGCAAGGGCATGAACCGAAGCTTCATCTCGGTCATCCTCGGCGGTTTCGGCGGCGAAACGGCGGCAGCAGCCGATGATGGCATCGAACGCACCGTCAAGCAGGGTTCGGCCGACGACGCCGCCTACCTGATGATGAACGCGCAGAAGGTCATCATCGTGCCGGGTTACGGCATGGCGGTCGCCCAGGCGCAGCACGCGTTGCGCGAAATGGCCGACAAGCTCAAGGCCAATGGCGTCGACGTCAAATACGCCATCCACCCGGTCGCCGGCCGCATGCCCGGCCATATGAACGTGTTGCTCGCCGAAGCCAACGTGCCTTACGACGAAGTGTTCGAGCTTGAGGATATCAACTCGGAGTTTGCCCAGGCCGACGTCGCCTATGTCATCGGTGCCAACGACGTTACCAACCCTTCGGCCCGCGACGACAAGTCGTCCCCAATCTACGGCATGCCGATCCTCGATGTCGACAAGGCGCGCACCTGCCTGTTCGTCAAGCGCTCGCTCGGCTCCGGCTATGCCGGCATCGACAACACGCTGTTCTACAAGGATGGCACCATGATGCTGCTCGGCGACGCCAAGAAGATGACCGAAGAAATCGTCAAGGCGATGGACCACTGA
- a CDS encoding aa3-type cytochrome c oxidase subunit IV — protein sequence MAKHTPSGPVELGAKMDYAEHDRTYAGFLALAKYGSLFCGALLLAMAFGFFAGGFFSALILFVLIMAVGAFILR from the coding sequence ATGGCTAAGCACACGCCGAGCGGTCCTGTAGAACTGGGCGCGAAGATGGACTATGCCGAGCATGACCGCACCTATGCGGGCTTCCTGGCGCTGGCCAAATACGGTTCGCTCTTCTGCGGCGCGCTCCTTCTGGCGATGGCTTTCGGCTTCTTCGCGGGCGGCTTCTTCTCTGCGCTGATCCTGTTCGTCCTGATCATGGCCGTCGGCGCCTTCATTCTGCGATAG
- a CDS encoding putative bifunctional diguanylate cyclase/phosphodiesterase, translated as MGKTKTESIPADVYIQFVRSLFDNAHMLVIGGACYWILGFMIYLRTQNPLFLAFSFILLPISLLRYFGIRSFLKTGGVIADVEHAHRLERSYIFKGCLQGLGLGALCFVSIYVYPDPFAELAAMSLTLATLVTVVARNYGSPRMVRIFSVTFIGPMALALLLRQDAPSVVLGLMIFPMTFITINSADHVRNVLFSAVIGHQQAKSITRRFDRALNTMSHGLVMLGPDGRVAVANAEAAHLMSLKSADALLGRSIHGLLMRGVAGGMLASKDCRYVEAQLTRALREGRDRKVLVSLANGQHYEFSAREGSLELGVITFEDVTARVEAEEKIRFMARYDNLTGLPNRAYFHELVGELMVSGDRDRLCGLAVIDLDDFKSVNDTLGHPVGDGLIYAVAERLAAIAGQGLTVSRFGGDEFMLFFDRIDDDSHLASLLDGIFAELQGEVDVAGHGLRIQASAGAVLSKVGESDVDGMIVKADLALYKAKELGKNGWRLFEAAMDAAFRNRQLMKADLRSAVESKGLRVVYQPIVAMNTMRIASCEALCRWDHPDIGPISPGIFIPLAEEMGIISEISTFVLHAACTECAKWPDQTSVSVNLSARDFRNRDVIQKVRDALANSGLAADRLEIEVTETALLDDKSLTRQYIEELKQLGVRIALDDFGTGYSSLSYLHKLPLDKIKIDRSFVIDVTQNPRSLELLKGVVDLTRILGLTVTIEGVETFEQLKILMQSVKPDLVQGFLFGAALSASGIETMSNVTWPFAADLRVVTKRTAG; from the coding sequence ATGGGCAAAACAAAGACCGAAAGCATCCCCGCGGATGTTTATATCCAATTTGTGCGGTCGTTGTTCGACAACGCGCACATGTTGGTGATTGGTGGCGCGTGCTACTGGATCCTCGGGTTCATGATTTATCTGCGCACGCAAAATCCGTTGTTTCTGGCCTTTTCATTTATTCTACTGCCGATCAGCCTTCTCCGCTATTTCGGTATCCGCAGCTTCCTGAAGACGGGCGGCGTGATTGCCGATGTCGAACACGCACACCGATTGGAGCGCAGCTACATCTTCAAGGGCTGCTTACAGGGCCTCGGTTTGGGTGCGCTGTGCTTCGTGTCGATCTATGTGTATCCCGACCCATTCGCCGAACTGGCGGCGATGTCGCTGACGTTGGCAACCCTGGTCACGGTTGTCGCCCGCAACTACGGTTCTCCGCGCATGGTGCGGATTTTTTCGGTAACCTTCATCGGTCCGATGGCACTTGCGCTCCTGCTGCGTCAGGATGCGCCGTCTGTCGTCCTCGGTCTGATGATCTTCCCGATGACGTTCATTACCATCAATAGCGCCGACCATGTTCGCAATGTGCTGTTTTCCGCGGTCATCGGCCACCAGCAGGCGAAAAGCATAACGCGCAGGTTCGACCGCGCGCTCAACACCATGTCGCACGGCCTAGTCATGCTCGGCCCTGACGGGCGCGTCGCGGTCGCCAACGCCGAGGCCGCTCACCTGATGTCGCTGAAATCGGCCGACGCGCTGCTCGGGCGCTCCATCCACGGCCTTCTGATGCGCGGCGTCGCCGGCGGCATGCTGGCGTCGAAGGACTGCCGCTACGTCGAGGCGCAGCTGACGCGCGCCCTGCGCGAGGGCAGGGACCGCAAGGTGCTTGTCTCGCTCGCCAACGGTCAACATTACGAATTCTCCGCGCGCGAAGGCAGCCTGGAACTCGGCGTGATCACCTTCGAGGATGTCACGGCGCGCGTCGAAGCGGAGGAAAAGATCCGGTTCATGGCGCGCTACGACAATCTCACCGGCCTTCCCAACCGCGCCTATTTTCACGAACTGGTGGGCGAGCTGATGGTCTCCGGCGACCGCGATCGCCTGTGCGGCCTCGCGGTGATCGACCTCGACGATTTCAAGAGCGTCAACGACACGCTCGGTCATCCTGTCGGCGACGGCCTGATCTACGCCGTGGCCGAGCGGCTGGCGGCCATCGCCGGGCAAGGCCTTACCGTCAGCCGCTTCGGCGGCGACGAGTTCATGCTGTTCTTCGATCGCATCGATGACGACAGCCACCTGGCGAGCCTGCTCGACGGGATTTTCGCCGAGCTGCAGGGAGAGGTCGACGTCGCGGGCCATGGGTTGCGGATCCAGGCCAGCGCCGGCGCGGTGCTGTCCAAGGTCGGCGAAAGCGATGTCGACGGCATGATCGTCAAGGCGGACCTGGCACTCTACAAGGCCAAGGAGCTCGGCAAGAACGGTTGGCGGCTGTTCGAGGCGGCGATGGACGCCGCGTTCCGCAACCGCCAGCTGATGAAGGCGGATCTGCGCAGCGCCGTGGAAAGCAAGGGCCTGCGGGTCGTCTACCAGCCGATCGTGGCGATGAACACCATGCGCATCGCCAGCTGCGAGGCGCTTTGCCGCTGGGACCATCCCGATATTGGGCCGATCTCGCCCGGCATCTTCATTCCGCTGGCCGAGGAGATGGGAATCATCTCCGAGATCAGCACCTTCGTGCTCCATGCGGCTTGCACCGAATGCGCCAAATGGCCTGACCAGACCAGCGTCTCGGTCAACCTTTCGGCCAGGGATTTCCGCAACCGCGACGTCATCCAGAAGGTCCGCGATGCGTTGGCGAACTCCGGCCTCGCCGCCGACCGCCTCGAGATCGAAGTCACCGAAACCGCGCTGCTCGACGACAAATCCTTGACGCGCCAATATATCGAGGAGCTGAAGCAGCTTGGCGTTCGCATCGCCCTCGACGATTTCGGCACCGGCTATTCAAGCCTGAGCTATCTCCACAAGCTGCCTCTCGACAAGATCAAGATCGACCGGTCGTTCGTGATCGACGTCACCCAGAATCCGCGTTCGCTCGAGCTGTTGAAGGGCGTCGTCGACCTGACCCGCATCCTTGGACTCACCGTCACCATCGAAGGCGTGGAGACGTTCGAGCAGCTCAAGATCCTCATGCAGTCGGTGAAGCCGGATCTTGTCCAAGGCTTCCTGTTCGGCGCAGCGCTCAGCGCGTCGGGTATCGAGACGATGTCGAACGTCACCTGGCCATTTGCCGCGGATCTGCGTGTCGTCACCAAGCGCACAGCCGGCTAG
- a CDS encoding Re/Si-specific NAD(P)(+) transhydrogenase subunit alpha, whose translation MGQTVFIPRELDANEPRVAASPDTVKRLAGLGFDVIVEAGAGTRSRIPDEEFAKAGAAIGKASNAGKADVVLKVRRPTDAELKNYKAGAAVIAIMDPYGNDAEVAALAKAGVTAFSMEFMPRITRAQSMDVLSSQANLAGYQAVIDGAAEYDRALPMMMTAAGTVPAAKVFIMGVGVAGLQAIATARRLGAVVTATDVRPAAKEQVASLGAKFLAVEDEEFKAAETAGGYAKEMSREYQAKQAALTAEHIAKQDIVITTALIPGRPAPKLVSAAMVASMKPGSVIVDLAVERGGNVEGAEAGKIVTTANNVKIVGHLNVPGRIAASASLLYARNLFAFLETLVDKTTKSLAINRDDDLVKATMLTDGGKVVHPAFAKADQQPYIEPPAIPATTMVADASAAPKKSAPRKTAASKSPSPKPKGTA comes from the coding sequence GTGGGACAGACGGTTTTCATCCCTCGTGAGCTCGACGCGAACGAGCCGCGTGTCGCGGCATCGCCCGATACGGTGAAACGGCTGGCCGGCCTGGGTTTCGACGTTATCGTCGAAGCCGGTGCCGGCACCCGCTCGCGTATCCCCGACGAGGAGTTTGCCAAGGCAGGCGCTGCCATCGGCAAGGCCTCGAATGCCGGCAAGGCCGATGTCGTGCTGAAGGTCCGCCGGCCGACGGATGCCGAGCTGAAGAATTACAAAGCCGGTGCTGCGGTGATCGCCATCATGGACCCCTACGGCAACGATGCTGAAGTCGCAGCTCTTGCCAAAGCCGGCGTCACCGCGTTCTCGATGGAGTTCATGCCGCGCATCACCCGCGCGCAATCGATGGACGTGCTGTCCAGCCAGGCCAATCTTGCCGGCTACCAGGCGGTGATCGACGGCGCCGCCGAATATGACCGGGCGCTGCCGATGATGATGACGGCCGCGGGCACGGTGCCGGCGGCGAAGGTCTTCATCATGGGTGTCGGCGTCGCCGGCCTGCAGGCGATCGCCACCGCGCGCCGTCTCGGCGCGGTGGTTACCGCCACCGACGTTCGGCCCGCCGCCAAGGAACAAGTCGCCTCGCTCGGCGCAAAATTCCTCGCCGTCGAGGACGAGGAGTTCAAGGCCGCCGAGACCGCCGGCGGCTACGCCAAGGAAATGTCCAGGGAATACCAGGCCAAGCAGGCGGCGCTTACCGCCGAGCACATCGCCAAGCAGGACATCGTCATCACCACGGCGCTGATTCCCGGCCGGCCGGCGCCGAAGCTTGTCTCGGCGGCCATGGTTGCCTCGATGAAGCCGGGCTCGGTGATCGTCGACCTCGCCGTCGAGCGCGGCGGCAATGTCGAGGGCGCCGAGGCCGGCAAGATCGTCACCACCGCCAACAATGTGAAGATCGTCGGCCATCTCAACGTGCCAGGCCGCATCGCGGCATCCGCCTCGCTGCTCTATGCCAGGAACCTGTTCGCCTTCCTCGAGACGCTAGTCGACAAGACCACCAAGTCGCTCGCCATCAACCGTGATGACGACCTGGTCAAGGCGACGATGCTGACCGATGGCGGCAAGGTCGTTCATCCGGCCTTCGCCAAGGCCGACCAGCAGCCTTATATCGAGCCGCCCGCGATCCCGGCCACGACCATGGTCGCCGATGCTTCGGCTGCGCCGAAGAAGTCCGCGCCCCGGAAGACCGCCGCATCCAAGTCACCCTCGCCGAAGCCGAAAGGGACCGCGTGA
- a CDS encoding DUF3096 domain-containing protein, with protein MTIHSLALTPLISLIAGVLILIMPRLLNYIVALYLIVVGLLGLFPHLAS; from the coding sequence ATGACCATCCACTCGCTCGCGCTCACGCCGCTGATCTCGCTGATCGCCGGCGTGCTGATTCTGATCATGCCGCGGCTGTTGAACTACATCGTCGCGCTCTATCTGATTGTCGTTGGACTGCTGGGCTTGTTCCCGCATCTGGCCAGCTGA